The following is a genomic window from Helicobacter sp. NHP19-003.
CATCTTTAGATACGCCCAATCGGGGGCGGAAATGTCCGCGCTTTTAGGGCGTATCCCCTCTGCGGTGGGTTATCAGCCCACTTTGGCCAGTGAAATGGGCAAACTCCAAGAGCGCATCACCTCCACCAAAAACGGCTCGATCACTTCTGTGCAAGCCGTGTATGTGCCCGCCGATGACTTGACCGACCCCGCCCCCGCCTCGGTGTTCGCCCACTTGGATGCGACCACCGTGCTTAACCGCAAAATTGCCGAAAAGGGGATTTACCCTGCAGTCGATCCGCTCGACTCCACTTCGCGCATTTTAGACCCGCAGGTGATCGGCGATGAGCATTACAGAGTGGCTACGGGAACCCAACAAATCTTGCAAAAATATAAAGACTTGCAGGACATCATCGCCATTTTGGGGATGGACGAACTCTCTGAAGAGGATAAAAAGATTGTGGAACGCGCCCGTAAGGTAGAAAAATTCTTATCCCAGCCCTTCTTTGTGGCAGAGGTCTTCACCGGCAGCCCGGGCAAGTATGTTACGCTCAAAGAAACCTTAGAGGGCTTTGGGGGGATTTTAGAGGGCAAATACGATGACATCCCCGAAAACGCCTTTTACATGGTCGGCAATATCCAAGAGGTCGTGGAGAAATACGAGAAAATGAAAACAGAGGGCAAAAAGAACGCTTCTTAAGGATTGCAGATGGAATTAGCGGTGAGTATTGTTGTCCCGCAAGGTTTGATCTTTTCTGGACAAGTGGATCGGGTAACACTGCCCGGAGCTCAGGGTGAGTTTGGGGTTTTAAAGGGGCACAGCAACCTAGTGTCCTTACTCAAAAGTGGGGTGATTGAGATCATTAGAGAGGGGCAAGTGAGCTTGATCGCCATCAGTTGGGGCTATGTAGAAGTGCGTAGCGACAGCGTGGATATCCTCGCCGATGGCGCAGTGTTCATCAAGGGCGATGATGCCGTGTATGAGGCAAAGAAACTCTTAGAAGATGCTAGTTCAGATCGCCTTGCAATCTCTAGCGTGATCGCCCGCATTGAAGCGCACGGTTTGAGGTAGCCGTGGCGGCGATCCAAAACTTCTTGGCGACGAGCGGGTTTGTCCCCATTTTTGTGCTCGGTTGGCTTTCTTTCTACTTGATCCTAACCCTTTGGGTGTTTTTTTATAAATATGTCTCGATCAAAGGCAATGTTTCTAAGGAGCAACTCTCTTTGGAGGCGCTCATGGCGGGAGCGCGCAAGGACTTGCGCTTAAAAAGCGCACTCTTTAGCAGTGCTCCTGAAAAGCCCACGAAAGAGTGGTTGGCGGTGTGGAAAAACCAGCTTTTAAAGGAGAACACCACGGGGTTAGTGGTCCTTAGCATCATCGCCAGCACCGCCCCCTTTGTGGGGTTGTTTGGCACTGTTGTGGAGATTTTAGAAACCTTTAGCCGTTTGGGTGGACAAGTGTCCTTTGATGTGATCGCCCCCGTGATCTCTAAAGCCTTAGTCGCCACCGCAGCAGGGATTTTGACCGCCATCCCGGCTTACTCTTTCTTTTTGATTTTAAAGC
Proteins encoded in this region:
- the atpC gene encoding ATP synthase F1 subunit epsilon — translated: MELAVSIVVPQGLIFSGQVDRVTLPGAQGEFGVLKGHSNLVSLLKSGVIEIIREGQVSLIAISWGYVEVRSDSVDILADGAVFIKGDDAVYEAKKLLEDASSDRLAISSVIARIEAHGLR
- a CDS encoding MotA/TolQ/ExbB proton channel family protein; protein product: MAAIQNFLATSGFVPIFVLGWLSFYLILTLWVFFYKYVSIKGNVSKEQLSLEALMAGARKDLRLKSALFSSAPEKPTKEWLAVWKNQLLKENTTGLVVLSIIASTAPFVGLFGTVVEILETFSRLGGQVSFDVIAPVISKALVATAAGILTAIPAYSFFLILKRKVYDLSVYAQMQIDFLMAKEHDGF